One region of Bacillota bacterium genomic DNA includes:
- a CDS encoding phage holin family protein, with protein sequence MRGLIVRWVLNAVALLLTAQVINGIEISGFLSALVAALVLGIVNAVIRPIILVLTLPINMLTLGLFTLVVNGSMLMIVSSVVNGFKVHGFWAAVVGALVLSIVSAILNALVRD encoded by the coding sequence GTGCGCGGACTGATTGTCCGGTGGGTGCTGAATGCGGTGGCTTTATTGCTGACCGCCCAGGTGATCAACGGGATTGAGATCAGTGGCTTCCTGTCCGCTCTAGTGGCGGCCCTGGTGCTGGGGATCGTCAATGCGGTGATTCGACCGATCATTCTGGTCCTGACTTTACCGATCAATATGCTGACTCTGGGGTTGTTTACCCTGGTGGTTAATGGGTCGATGCTCATGATTGTCTCTTCAGTGGTGAATGGCTTTAAGGTGCACGGGTTCTGGGCAGCTGTGGTTGGTGCCCTGGTTTTATCCATCGTCAGTGCCATTCTCAATGCCCTGGTCCGC
- the uvrC gene encoding excinuclease ABC subunit UvrC — MELRADGEAIPERIYQRLKQLPDKPGVYLMKDQWQRIIYVGKARSLKQRVRSYFQAARHQSAKTRALVANIADLDYILTDSEIEALILECNLIKEYRPKYNISLRDDKSYPYLKVTLHEDFPRVFITRSRVRDGSRYFGPYTNVGAVRETLEVLQSVFPLRSCHKKAFTPGGRPCLNAHIKRCLAPCSGQVDPQTYREMIQQVLLFLEGRQDDLVRSVRAEMEQAAENLEFERAAQLRDRLRAIEQVAARQKIVSDDREDADILAIALAQLEAVVQVFFIRAGKLVGRENFVVKNPQELPADELLNEFLKQYYTAAEVIPPMVLLPFELSEHQLISQWLREKRGGRVELKVPMRGEKRQLVEMAMRNAKEALEQRRQEKDVQRRGLEGALVALRDELGLPDLPRRIECFDISNLQGSESVASMAVAVNGELKNKEYRRFQVKTVTGPNDFASLQEVVGRRFQRGLAERELIARGELSPHQAKFARFPDLLIIDGGKGQLTAVREVMTRLGVDDIPTFGLAKEFEHLFGEGRPDPIILPRSSPALHLLQHLRDEAHRFALSYHQQRRSQRTIRSALDDIPGIGPARRRALLKHFGSVQKIKEASLEQLGQVKGLSAGAAREVYEFFHPGGE, encoded by the coding sequence ATGGAACTACGGGCCGACGGCGAAGCAATTCCCGAGCGGATTTATCAGCGACTCAAGCAGTTACCGGATAAACCAGGTGTGTACCTGATGAAGGATCAGTGGCAGCGCATTATTTACGTTGGGAAGGCCCGCTCGCTCAAGCAGCGGGTCCGTTCCTATTTCCAGGCCGCACGGCACCAATCGGCAAAGACACGGGCCCTGGTCGCCAATATCGCCGACCTGGATTATATCCTGACTGATTCCGAGATCGAAGCCCTAATCCTCGAGTGCAACCTGATTAAGGAGTACCGGCCTAAGTACAACATCAGTTTGCGGGATGACAAGAGTTATCCCTATCTCAAAGTGACACTGCATGAAGATTTCCCCCGTGTCTTCATTACCCGCTCCCGGGTCAGGGATGGCAGCCGGTACTTTGGACCATACACCAATGTGGGGGCAGTGCGCGAAACCCTGGAGGTGTTGCAATCGGTGTTTCCCCTGCGGAGCTGCCACAAAAAAGCCTTTACTCCCGGGGGGCGCCCGTGCCTGAACGCCCATATTAAGCGGTGCCTGGCCCCGTGCAGTGGCCAGGTTGATCCGCAAACCTACCGGGAAATGATCCAGCAGGTACTCCTTTTCCTGGAAGGCCGCCAGGACGATCTGGTGCGGTCGGTCAGGGCAGAGATGGAGCAGGCGGCAGAGAACCTGGAGTTCGAGCGGGCAGCCCAGTTGCGTGACCGGTTGCGGGCGATTGAGCAGGTGGCTGCCCGGCAGAAGATTGTTTCCGATGATCGGGAAGATGCAGACATACTGGCCATCGCCCTGGCTCAACTGGAAGCGGTGGTCCAGGTTTTCTTTATCCGGGCCGGTAAACTGGTCGGTCGCGAAAACTTTGTGGTCAAGAACCCTCAGGAACTGCCCGCGGACGAACTACTGAATGAATTCCTCAAACAGTACTATACAGCGGCGGAGGTTATCCCACCAATGGTGCTGCTGCCGTTTGAGCTCAGCGAACACCAGCTGATCTCCCAGTGGCTGCGCGAAAAGCGGGGCGGTCGGGTGGAGCTGAAGGTGCCGATGCGAGGAGAAAAGCGGCAACTGGTCGAAATGGCGATGCGGAACGCGAAAGAAGCGCTGGAACAACGGCGGCAGGAAAAGGATGTTCAGCGGCGGGGACTGGAAGGAGCCCTGGTGGCTTTGCGGGATGAACTGGGTCTGCCCGACCTGCCACGCCGGATCGAGTGCTTTGACATCTCGAATCTGCAGGGCAGCGAATCCGTGGCCTCAATGGCCGTAGCGGTTAACGGTGAGCTAAAAAATAAGGAATACCGGCGGTTCCAGGTAAAAACGGTGACTGGCCCCAATGATTTTGCTTCCCTGCAGGAGGTAGTGGGCCGGCGTTTCCAGCGGGGGTTAGCGGAGCGGGAATTAATCGCGCGTGGAGAACTATCCCCGCATCAGGCCAAGTTTGCCCGGTTTCCCGACCTGTTGATCATCGATGGCGGAAAGGGCCAATTAACGGCGGTGCGTGAAGTCATGACCCGGCTGGGAGTGGACGACATCCCGACCTTCGGCCTGGCGAAAGAGTTTGAGCACCTGTTTGGGGAAGGACGGCCTGACCCAATCATTCTTCCGCGCAGTTCGCCAGCGCTCCACCTGCTGCAGCATTTGCGTGATGAGGCCCACCGGTTTGCCCTGAGCTACCACCAGCAGCGGCGTAGCCAGCGGACCATTCGGTCGGCTTTGGATGATATTCCGGGAATTGGCCCAGCGCGGCGGCGGGCTTTACTCAAGCACTTTGGTTCGGTTCAGAAAATTAAGGAAGCCAGTCTGGAGCAACTGGGCCAGGTGAAAGGGCTGTCCGCCGGAGCGGCCCGGGAAGTGTACGAATTTTTCCACCCGGGTGGGGAATAA
- the uvrA gene encoding excinuclease ABC subunit UvrA, with the protein MPDKIIVKGARQHNLKNIDVEIPRDKLVVITGLSGSGKSSLAFDTIYAEGQRRYVESLSAYARQFLGQMDKPDVDSIEGLSPAISIDQKTTSRNPRSTVGTVTEIYDYLRLLFARVGRPHCPQCGRPIAQQTIDQIVDQLITYPPQTRLQVLAPIVRGRKGEHQRVLEEVKKKGFVRVRVNGEIREVTEEIHLDKNKKHTIEVVVDRLIIRPEIEKRLADSLETALKLAEGVVIVDVQLPSPEKLVAGEAGSELLVPRADRQELVFSQNFACPECGISLEEITPRMFSFNNPYGACPACTGLGTMMEIDPDLVIPDKSKSIAEGAIVAWNSTSMYYFSFLESVAKHYGFSLRTPVCQLSERDLNIILYGSGQEKIRFHYHNLLDEVRVFTSTFEGVIPNLARRYKETQSDHVREEIEQYMSAKPCPQCGGARLRPESLAVKVGGKSIYEVTQLSVVEAQKFFRELELTPREQTIAYQVLKEIQERLGFLVNVGLDYLTLNRAAGTLSGGEAQRIRLATQIGSSLMGVLYILDEPSIGLHQRDNARLIATLKRLRDLGNTLIVVEHDEDTMLAADHIIDIGPGAGAHGGRVVAQGTLTEIMQVEESITGQYLSGKRRIPLPVVRRPLNGKWLEIVGARENNLKNITVRIPLGVFTCVTGVSGSGKSTLVNEILYKRLAQYFHGAKTKPGDHDTIRGLEHLDKVIDIDQSPIGRTPRSNPATYTGVFDGIRDIFAQTTEARVRGYQPGRFSFNVKGGRCEACRGDGIIKIEMHFLPDVYIPCEVCKGKRYNRETLEVRYKGKNIAEILDMTVDEAVEFFQNLPKIHRKLKTLQEVGLGYIRLGQPATTLSGGEAQRVKLATELSRRSNGKTLYILDEPTTGLHKADVHRLLGVLQQLTDAGDTVVVIEHNLDVVKQADWLIDLGPEGGELGGQVVAEGTPEDVALNPASYTGQYLRPILEREGRDLSGKAKGTGTAGRNGTTGRRRSNSRADLSATQAVTG; encoded by the coding sequence ATGCCGGATAAAATTATCGTGAAAGGCGCCCGTCAGCACAACTTGAAGAACATCGATGTCGAGATTCCGCGGGATAAGCTGGTGGTGATCACGGGGCTGAGCGGTTCGGGCAAGTCATCGCTGGCTTTTGACACCATCTACGCCGAGGGGCAGCGACGTTATGTGGAGTCTTTATCGGCTTACGCCCGCCAATTCCTGGGCCAGATGGACAAGCCAGATGTGGACAGTATTGAGGGTTTATCCCCCGCGATCTCGATTGATCAGAAAACGACCAGCCGCAATCCCCGGTCCACCGTGGGCACGGTCACGGAAATCTATGATTACCTGCGGCTGTTGTTTGCCCGGGTGGGCCGCCCGCACTGCCCGCAGTGTGGCCGACCGATCGCCCAGCAGACTATTGACCAGATTGTCGATCAGTTAATCACCTACCCGCCGCAGACCAGGCTTCAGGTGCTGGCACCGATCGTGCGGGGACGGAAGGGTGAACACCAGCGCGTCTTAGAAGAGGTGAAGAAGAAGGGGTTTGTCCGCGTCCGGGTGAATGGAGAAATTCGGGAGGTAACGGAGGAAATCCACCTGGACAAGAATAAAAAGCACACCATCGAAGTGGTGGTTGACCGACTGATCATCCGGCCGGAAATCGAGAAGCGCCTGGCTGATTCGTTAGAAACGGCCCTGAAGCTGGCCGAGGGGGTAGTCATTGTTGATGTTCAGCTACCCTCGCCGGAAAAACTGGTGGCTGGAGAAGCCGGCAGCGAATTACTGGTGCCGCGGGCCGACCGGCAGGAACTGGTATTCAGCCAGAACTTCGCCTGCCCGGAGTGTGGCATCAGCCTGGAGGAGATCACACCCCGGATGTTTTCGTTTAATAACCCCTACGGGGCCTGCCCAGCCTGTACCGGCCTCGGGACGATGATGGAGATCGACCCTGACCTGGTGATTCCCGACAAGAGCAAGTCGATTGCTGAAGGGGCAATTGTGGCCTGGAACAGTACGTCGATGTACTATTTCTCGTTTCTGGAGTCGGTAGCCAAACACTATGGGTTCAGTTTACGCACGCCCGTATGCCAGCTGAGCGAACGGGATCTCAACATCATCCTCTATGGCTCTGGTCAGGAAAAGATTCGATTTCACTACCACAATCTGCTGGATGAGGTGCGGGTCTTCACTTCCACGTTTGAAGGGGTCATCCCCAACCTGGCCCGCCGGTACAAAGAGACCCAGTCGGACCATGTGCGGGAAGAAATCGAGCAGTACATGAGCGCCAAACCTTGCCCGCAGTGCGGCGGGGCCCGGTTGCGGCCGGAAAGCCTGGCGGTGAAGGTAGGCGGCAAGTCGATTTATGAAGTCACGCAACTGTCGGTTGTGGAAGCGCAAAAATTCTTCCGGGAGTTGGAACTGACGCCGCGGGAGCAGACGATTGCTTATCAGGTCTTGAAGGAGATTCAAGAGCGTTTGGGATTTCTGGTGAACGTCGGGCTGGATTACCTGACCTTGAACCGGGCGGCGGGGACGCTGTCCGGGGGCGAAGCGCAGCGGATCCGGCTGGCGACCCAGATCGGGTCCAGCCTGATGGGGGTGCTCTACATCCTGGACGAACCCAGCATCGGGCTCCACCAGCGCGATAACGCCCGGCTGATTGCTACCCTGAAGCGGCTGCGCGACCTGGGGAACACCCTGATCGTGGTGGAACACGATGAGGACACCATGCTGGCTGCAGACCACATCATCGATATCGGCCCGGGGGCCGGGGCCCACGGGGGCCGGGTGGTGGCCCAGGGGACGCTGACGGAGATCATGCAGGTAGAAGAATCGATTACCGGCCAGTATTTGAGCGGCAAGCGCCGGATTCCTTTACCAGTGGTGCGCCGTCCCTTAAACGGCAAATGGCTCGAGATCGTCGGGGCCCGGGAGAACAATCTGAAGAACATCACGGTCCGGATTCCCCTGGGGGTATTCACCTGTGTGACCGGGGTCTCCGGTTCGGGGAAGAGCACGCTGGTTAACGAGATCCTGTACAAGCGGTTGGCCCAGTACTTCCACGGGGCGAAAACTAAACCCGGCGACCACGATACCATTCGGGGTTTGGAGCACCTGGACAAGGTAATTGACATCGACCAGAGCCCCATCGGGCGGACCCCGCGGTCGAACCCGGCCACATATACGGGCGTGTTTGACGGGATCAGGGATATTTTCGCCCAGACCACCGAGGCCAGGGTCCGGGGGTATCAGCCCGGCCGTTTCAGTTTTAACGTCAAGGGCGGACGCTGTGAGGCCTGCCGGGGCGACGGGATCATCAAGATCGAAATGCACTTCTTGCCCGATGTGTACATTCCCTGTGAGGTCTGCAAGGGGAAGCGCTACAATCGGGAGACGCTGGAAGTGAGGTACAAAGGGAAGAACATCGCGGAAATCCTGGACATGACGGTTGATGAGGCGGTGGAATTCTTCCAGAACCTGCCAAAAATCCACCGCAAGCTGAAAACCCTCCAGGAGGTAGGCCTGGGATATATCCGGCTGGGACAGCCGGCCACTACCCTGTCGGGTGGAGAAGCGCAGCGGGTGAAGCTGGCCACCGAGCTCAGCCGCCGGAGCAATGGTAAGACTCTGTACATCCTTGACGAGCCGACGACCGGTCTGCATAAGGCGGATGTGCACCGGCTGCTGGGCGTGCTCCAACAACTGACTGACGCGGGTGACACCGTGGTGGTGATTGAACACAACCTGGATGTGGTCAAACAGGCCGACTGGTTGATTGACCTGGGCCCCGAGGGAGGCGAACTGGGGGGCCAGGTGGTTGCTGAAGGGACCCCGGAGGACGTGGCCTTGAACCCGGCCTCTTACACCGGACAGTACTTGCGGCCGATCCTGGAGCGGGAAGGAAGGGATCTGAGTGGAAAAGCAAAAGGAACTGGTACCGCCGGCCGAAATGGAACTACGGGCCGACGGCGAAGCAATTCCCGAGCGGATTTATCAGCGACTCAAGCAGTTACCGGATAA
- the uvrB gene encoding excinuclease ABC subunit UvrB — protein sequence MGEFRLKSEYTPRGDQPQAIAKLVEGVRQGMRHQTLLGVTGSGKTYTMAQVIQQVQKPTLVIAHNKTLAAQLCSEFKEFFPDNAVEYFVSYYDYYQPEAYVPQTDTYIEKDSSINDEIDKLRHSATASLLERRDVIIVASVSCIYGLGSPEDYHFLMLSLRPGMTFDRDEILRKLVDIHYERNDINFTRGKFRVRGDVIEIFPASYGERAIRVEMFGDEIERIVEIDTLTGEVLGLRKHVSIFPASHYVTTPEKLERALAGIEAELEERLAELRGQGKLLEAQRLEQRTRYDMEMMREIGFCTGIENYSRHLTGRQPGQPPFTLLDFFPDDFLLFIDESHMTIPQIRGMFEGDFSRKTTLVEYGFRLPSAIDNRPLKFAEFERKIKQAIYVSATPGPYELEHSQQVVEQVIRPTGLVDPEVHVRPVVGQIDDLIGEIRERVARNERVLVTTLTKKMAEDLTTYLRELDIRVRYLHSEINTLERMEILRDLRLGVFDVLVGINLLREGLDLPEVSLVAILDADKEGFLRSERSLIQTIGRAARNVEGKVIMYADTITQSMRVAIDETNRRRQLQMEFNQQHGITPETIKKAVRDVLEATQVAEPTPTYSAALQSDRLTVSELHKLIAELEKEMKEAAKQLEFERAADLRDLIIELRGKLSRAASVQPVVGPHSGRRRGRDKIHAG from the coding sequence ATGGGCGAATTCCGGCTCAAATCAGAATATACGCCGCGTGGGGATCAACCGCAGGCGATCGCCAAGCTGGTGGAAGGAGTGCGACAGGGGATGCGGCACCAGACCCTGCTGGGGGTGACCGGTTCCGGGAAAACCTACACCATGGCCCAGGTGATTCAGCAGGTGCAGAAGCCAACCCTGGTGATCGCCCACAACAAGACCCTGGCGGCGCAACTATGTAGTGAGTTCAAGGAGTTTTTTCCCGACAATGCGGTGGAGTACTTCGTGAGCTACTACGACTATTACCAGCCGGAGGCTTATGTCCCCCAGACGGATACGTATATCGAGAAAGACTCGTCCATCAATGACGAAATCGATAAGCTGCGGCACTCGGCCACGGCGTCGCTCCTGGAGCGGCGGGACGTGATCATTGTGGCCAGCGTGTCCTGCATCTACGGTTTGGGTTCCCCGGAAGATTACCATTTTTTGATGTTATCGTTGCGGCCGGGAATGACCTTCGACCGGGATGAAATCCTGCGGAAACTGGTCGACATCCACTACGAGCGCAATGACATCAACTTTACCCGCGGCAAGTTTCGGGTGCGTGGGGATGTGATCGAAATCTTTCCGGCCTCTTACGGGGAGCGGGCGATCCGGGTGGAGATGTTTGGTGATGAGATTGAACGGATTGTGGAAATCGATACCCTGACGGGTGAGGTTCTCGGTTTGCGCAAGCACGTCTCCATTTTCCCGGCCAGCCACTACGTAACCACCCCGGAGAAACTGGAACGGGCCCTGGCCGGTATTGAAGCGGAATTAGAGGAGCGGCTGGCGGAACTGCGCGGACAGGGGAAGCTCTTGGAGGCCCAGCGGCTGGAGCAGCGGACCCGTTACGACATGGAGATGATGCGGGAGATCGGCTTCTGTACGGGGATTGAGAACTACTCCCGTCACCTGACGGGCCGCCAGCCAGGCCAGCCGCCCTTTACTTTGCTGGACTTTTTCCCCGACGATTTTCTTTTGTTCATTGACGAGTCGCACATGACTATTCCCCAGATCCGGGGGATGTTCGAGGGCGACTTTTCCCGGAAAACGACCCTGGTCGAGTACGGTTTTCGGCTGCCTTCGGCGATCGATAACCGTCCCCTGAAGTTTGCGGAGTTTGAGCGGAAGATTAAGCAGGCCATCTACGTCAGCGCCACTCCCGGCCCCTACGAACTGGAGCACAGCCAGCAGGTGGTTGAGCAGGTGATCCGGCCAACCGGCCTGGTTGATCCTGAGGTCCACGTGCGGCCGGTGGTGGGGCAGATCGATGACCTGATCGGAGAAATCAGAGAGCGGGTAGCCCGGAACGAGCGGGTCCTGGTGACCACCCTGACCAAAAAGATGGCGGAGGACTTAACCACTTACTTGCGGGAACTGGACATTAGAGTCCGTTACCTGCATTCGGAGATTAATACCCTGGAGCGTATGGAAATCCTGCGGGACCTGCGGCTGGGAGTGTTTGACGTCCTGGTCGGGATTAACCTCCTGCGGGAGGGCCTGGACCTCCCGGAAGTATCCCTGGTGGCCATCCTGGATGCGGACAAGGAAGGTTTCTTGCGCTCCGAGCGGTCACTGATTCAAACCATTGGTCGGGCGGCCCGGAATGTCGAGGGCAAGGTGATCATGTACGCTGATACCATCACCCAGTCCATGCGCGTTGCCATTGATGAGACCAACCGGCGGCGCCAGCTCCAGATGGAGTTCAACCAGCAACACGGGATTACTCCCGAAACCATCAAGAAGGCCGTGCGCGATGTTTTGGAGGCGACGCAGGTTGCCGAGCCAACACCGACGTATTCAGCCGCCTTACAGAGTGATCGTCTGACCGTATCAGAGTTGCATAAACTGATCGCCGAGCTGGAGAAGGAAATGAAAGAAGCGGCCAAACAGCTCGAATTTGAGCGGGCGGCCGACCTGCGGGATCTGATCATCGAGTTAAGAGGTAAACTCAGTCGGGCGGCCAGCGTCCAGCCGGTTGTTGGTCCGCACTCAGGACGGAGAAGGGGTAGGGACAAAATACATGCCGGATAA
- the ytaF gene encoding sporulation membrane protein YtaF: MTLLNVLLVALTVSLDGFGVGISYGMRRIRLPFASLGILTAVSTFVVFVSMLCGKLLVTLLSPRIANLVGCAILLCLGGKMLIQSWLDEPPKGSSREPENNLLLNFSQILREPSSADVDQSGHIDLQESLVLGLALSMDALGVGFGAAAAGLPAGITSLAVGIIQMLLVRTGVLIGEKSTIWAKKGRKTALLPGLILVGIAIARLC; the protein is encoded by the coding sequence GTGACTTTACTGAACGTTTTACTGGTAGCGTTAACCGTTAGTTTAGATGGATTTGGGGTTGGCATATCTTATGGGATGAGACGAATTCGGCTCCCCTTCGCTTCCTTAGGGATATTAACCGCTGTCTCTACCTTTGTCGTTTTTGTATCTATGTTATGTGGTAAACTTTTAGTGACCTTATTATCCCCCCGGATTGCCAATTTGGTCGGCTGTGCGATTCTACTGTGCCTGGGCGGGAAAATGTTAATCCAATCCTGGCTGGACGAACCGCCCAAAGGATCGTCTCGAGAGCCAGAGAATAACCTGCTTTTGAATTTTTCGCAGATATTACGGGAACCTTCCAGCGCCGATGTTGACCAATCCGGTCATATTGACTTACAGGAATCGCTTGTACTGGGGCTTGCTCTGTCAATGGATGCCTTGGGAGTTGGGTTCGGTGCCGCTGCTGCTGGTCTTCCTGCCGGGATAACTTCGTTGGCGGTAGGTATTATTCAGATGTTATTAGTCAGGACCGGTGTATTGATTGGTGAGAAAAGTACAATTTGGGCCAAAAAAGGGAGAAAAACAGCGCTGCTCCCAGGCTTAATCCTGGTGGGAATTGCCATCGCACGACTTTGCTAG
- a CDS encoding sigma 54-interacting transcriptional regulator has translation MSAKRPSILLRRKGKQGEALLECFLEIAPYLSEVTKKQLAISILSAKNLLDFYESNTVSFVGENRKLGDPVLEGSASWMCLLRNEPVAVEFSRDNSVFGFPYRAVGIPIRDKHENPIGAFVLSESLTDSILRQLFAEYQNKKILRPKEDVPLPDGPVDPFAYSANPQMKELLRMAAKVAKANSTLLITGETGVGKEELAKYIHRVSERRTGPIIVVNCAAIPETLCEAHFFGYERGAFTGALAEGKPGLFELANHGTIILDEVGELPLHLQTKLLRVLQERQFYRVGGCKPINVDVRVIAITNQDLLAMTREGRFRLDLYHRLSVIPLSLPPLRERREDIVWLAEYYLNLYNKEYSLKKRFADSLLQYMTRSDWPGNIRELKNVVERLVIMSDSDVVDERALEMISAGKFEPPTPIVVNQVLPWRVAEELLERALLKKALEVGHSARQAAKVLEVAHSTVVRKASKYGLIK, from the coding sequence AATTTGTTGGACTTCTACGAATCGAACACGGTCAGCTTTGTGGGAGAAAACCGGAAGCTGGGCGATCCCGTGTTGGAGGGGTCGGCGAGTTGGATGTGTCTCTTGCGGAATGAACCCGTCGCCGTCGAGTTTTCGCGAGACAACTCGGTTTTTGGTTTTCCCTATCGCGCGGTGGGTATTCCGATCCGAGATAAGCATGAAAATCCGATTGGTGCTTTTGTCCTCTCCGAAAGTTTAACTGATTCCATTCTGCGACAATTGTTTGCTGAGTATCAAAATAAAAAGATATTGCGGCCAAAAGAGGATGTCCCGTTACCAGATGGACCGGTGGATCCGTTCGCGTATAGCGCCAATCCCCAGATGAAGGAATTGTTGAGGATGGCTGCCAAAGTGGCGAAAGCCAATTCAACTTTACTGATCACGGGTGAGACTGGGGTCGGAAAGGAAGAACTCGCCAAGTATATCCATCGGGTCAGCGAGCGGAGGACGGGACCGATCATTGTAGTCAACTGTGCCGCTATTCCTGAAACACTTTGCGAAGCTCATTTTTTTGGTTATGAACGCGGAGCTTTTACTGGTGCACTTGCGGAAGGAAAACCAGGACTTTTTGAGCTGGCCAATCATGGGACGATCATCTTGGATGAAGTAGGGGAACTGCCGCTACACCTGCAGACCAAGCTTTTGCGAGTTCTTCAGGAACGTCAGTTTTATCGAGTGGGTGGCTGCAAGCCAATCAATGTCGATGTCCGGGTGATTGCCATCACCAATCAGGATTTGTTGGCCATGACCAGGGAAGGGCGTTTTCGTCTGGATCTTTACCACCGCTTAAGTGTTATTCCCCTGTCGTTACCGCCACTGCGGGAACGCAGGGAGGACATCGTTTGGCTGGCAGAGTATTACTTGAATCTGTACAATAAAGAATATTCGTTGAAAAAACGTTTTGCGGATTCTCTCTTACAGTATATGACAAGATCAGATTGGCCGGGAAACATTCGGGAATTAAAAAACGTGGTGGAACGGCTGGTCATCATGTCTGACAGCGATGTGGTGGATGAACGGGCTCTGGAAATGATTTCTGCCGGTAAATTTGAGCCACCCACGCCGATCGTGGTTAATCAGGTTTTGCCCTGGCGGGTGGCGGAAGAACTTCTGGAGCGGGCGCTGCTGAAAAAGGCCCTGGAAGTCGGGCACAGCGCCCGGCAGGCGGCGAAAGTGTTAGAGGTTGCCCATTCGACGGTGGTAAGAAAAGCCAGTAAGTACGGATTAATCAAATAA